A stretch of Elstera cyanobacteriorum DNA encodes these proteins:
- a CDS encoding type II toxin-antitoxin system VapC family toxin, translated as MFVLDTNVVSEAMKPSANPNVRAWLNRQPSGALYLSAVTLAELLYGIAALPDGRRKVALAAVLDGLLDLFAGRILSFDTAAAQCYAPLAATARTAGRGFPTPDGYIAAIAAAQGYTVVTRDSSPFLAAGVPTLNPWDAA; from the coding sequence ATGTTCGTTTTGGATACCAATGTGGTTTCCGAGGCGATGAAGCCTTCGGCAAACCCAAACGTTAGGGCGTGGTTAAACCGGCAACCTTCTGGCGCACTGTACCTTTCGGCGGTGACCTTGGCGGAGCTGCTCTATGGCATCGCTGCCCTACCCGATGGGCGCCGAAAGGTCGCTTTAGCCGCCGTCTTGGACGGGCTACTCGATCTTTTTGCTGGCCGGATATTGTCATTCGATACCGCAGCGGCGCAGTGCTACGCTCCGCTTGCCGCCACGGCTCGGACTGCTGGGCGAGGGTTTCCCACCCCGGATGGCTATATTGCCGCTATTGCTGCTGCGCAGGGATACACCGTGGTAACGCGCGATAGCAGCCCGTTCTTGGCGGCGGGTGTGCCAACGCTCAATCCTTGGGACGCGGCTTAA
- a CDS encoding FitA-like ribbon-helix-helix domain-containing protein, which produces MAVLTVRNLPDDVHRALRIRAAEHGRSTEAEVRDILAQAVKPAVRLGDALTELGQRLALTDEDIAVLDQNRDTTPAAPLTL; this is translated from the coding sequence ATGGCTGTTCTAACCGTGCGGAACCTACCCGATGACGTCCATCGTGCCTTGCGGATACGGGCGGCCGAGCATGGGCGCAGCACGGAAGCCGAGGTTCGGGATATTCTGGCGCAGGCCGTTAAGCCTGCTGTGCGCTTGGGCGATGCCTTGACCGAACTTGGGCAGCGGCTGGCTCTCACCGACGAGGACATAGCTGTTCTCGACCAAAACCGTGATACTACGCCCGCCGCCCCCCTTACTCTCTGA